In Streptococcus respiraculi, one DNA window encodes the following:
- a CDS encoding QueT transporter family protein, which translates to MNQTKWTVRDMAHIALVAAIYVVLTVTPPLNAISYGAYQFRLSEMLNFLAFYNRKYLIAVTIGCMISNFIGFGVIDVFVGGGSTLVFVALGVYFFKKYQKEYLFNGIINKAFFYFSIFFSLSMFTIALELYFLASTPFLATWFTTAVGEFASLIVGSLVIDRLAQRIDFTN; encoded by the coding sequence ATGAATCAAACAAAATGGACAGTTCGTGACATGGCACACATTGCCTTAGTTGCGGCGATTTACGTGGTGTTAACAGTAACGCCACCTCTCAATGCGATTTCCTACGGAGCCTATCAGTTCCGTTTGTCAGAAATGCTGAATTTTTTAGCCTTTTATAATCGTAAATATCTTATTGCTGTTACGATTGGCTGTATGATTTCGAATTTCATTGGATTTGGAGTGATTGATGTTTTTGTCGGTGGAGGGTCGACCCTCGTCTTTGTAGCACTAGGTGTTTATTTCTTTAAAAAATATCAAAAAGAGTATCTCTTCAATGGGATAATCAATAAAGCATTTTTCTACTTTTCTATCTTCTTTTCTTTATCCATGTTTACCATTGCTCTTGAATTGTATTTTCTAGCAAGCACCCCTTTCTTAGCAACATGGTTTACAACTGCTGTAGGAGAATTCGCCTCCCTCATCGTAGGATCTCTGGTCATTGACCGATTGGCCCAGAGAATTGATTTTACAAATTAA